The sequence below is a genomic window from Nicotiana tomentosiformis chromosome 6, ASM39032v3, whole genome shotgun sequence.
TATCTTTGCATCCTTGTTTATTTTTGATTCAACCACTGCTTGACAATATGAAAATTGTTAGTTATCAATTGATGCTGTGAATCAATCCGAAAGTAGATTAGTATTACTTTGTATGAATTCGGGGTTTTCTTCAGTTCCAGAAAATATGCCAAAAAAGGCAAAAGCAACCCGTCTAGCAATGTCCCATGCTGTCCATTCCTTTATTAGCCTGTATATCTGGACATTAATTGCTCCTTCTGGATGAGCCTGCAAATTATTAAGTCTTAAATTGAATTACTCTTCATTCAAAcactatatataattatatagtCATGGGACTGACTGACCTCTTTGAACTCGGCTTCTGGTCGTACGTCAAGAATCACAAAATTGTTCTCTTTCTGAAGTCTCAGTGCTTCCTTTGCCTCTACACTTCTTACCTGAAATTATTAAGCCTTGTTACAGCAACTACTACTACAAGAAGTAAATTTGAGTTATATTTCTTAAGTTGTAATCAAAAGCTCCTCCATAGTGCTAACAACTTGGCATTTTCTGCACAGAACTAGGATAAAGGTCATATCGATCAATTCTTGATAAACATCGATTTTATGTGCCAATGATAAAACAAGCACATATCATGACTGAAAGAGAGAGAGTTTCGTTTACCCTTTTCTCAAGCAGATATGCCCGTTTAGTTGACCACTCTTCTTCAGCTATTCCATCCAACAATAAAGTAGTCAGAGATTAACTTGGAACACTAATTAACAATATAGAAGAATTATGATACACTTCATTATTGCCTTAAACAGAGAAATTAGGTGGGGTTGGTTGGGTACCTGGTGATTTTGCAGGTTTGGTTGCTGCATTTCTGATTCTGAGGGTTGAGGGGTAGTAGCTCAGTGAGAATCTTCTGCTTACTGTTGTAGCTAAGCCATATGTCACAGATTCTGAATAACAACTAGTAGTAGAATGAAATCGGTGCTGTAGAGATGAGCCTGCGCTAACTGAAGTTATAGCAGCCATATATCTCACTACCAAATCTGGACCTTCTAATTAAGATTGAATAATGAAAACTTGATGTGTCTGCTTTCTTTTTTGTCTTGAAATGGCATCCCTGGCCTTGTAAATATCTAGACATGTGGATATTTTAGGCAATCTGAGTTTGTGGTGCTAGTTGGATTTCATTGTGTCCATGTCATctttctttttgaattttgatcCCTCATTCTAGAggtgaaaatcatttttcaaattaCCTCTTCAACTTTGAAATATACATGCTTTTTCATCTATACATGTTTTTCTTCTCCCAATTCTAAGCACTATCTATTTAGTCTTTTTAGATTACTAATTTCACCGCTGCCCCTTCCCCGCCCCGCTTATGTAGTTTTTTTTTCTACTTACTTATTTTAACCTAGCTAGTTGCCTGAAGCAATCTTTTAATTCCTAATCCAGCTAGGGCTTCCTTTTGCTAACTTTTTAAAGGAAACCGATAAACAATTTGTTTCTAACTGATGGCCATAATTGGCTCCTTAATTTGAAAAAATACCCCTTGGGAAAAATAAGGTCTTTGATTCAACAACCCTATACCAATCAAATAAGTTCGAAATTCAACACTTTTAAGTTTTGATCTTTCCTCTTCATTAACTATTGTAATACTTAACAATTGTAGCATAAAAGAAAATTAAGGAACACTAACCATTGAAGCATAAGAGAAATTAAAATAATGTTTAAGCAATATTAGAAGCATATAAAAgagaaactttaaatttctattgtAATGACTTTTTCATGTTGATATTGTAATTTAACATTTGTACATATATTTTTACAATGTGATgaccgataggtcatttatagctTTAACCTTCATTTTTGTGTGTCGAAATTTCGATTAGCTTcgtttagcctttctcgatttgcgtgcgcaactCGTGTCTTTTTCCGGAAGATTTTTATGTGAAAgtttgataaaaatgtgaaatcatgccttaaaaactcatttgagttgacttcggtcaatgttttgagcaaatggacccggatcagtattttgacggtcccagggagtctgtatcgtgatttgggatttgtgcgtatgcccgaaatcgaattcagaagtccctaactcgaattatcataatttattaaAAACCAGAagcttaaaggtttaaagaattaatAAGTTTAACCGTACTTTGACTTTGTTTCTACCAGATCCGGATTTCAGTTCCGGAACTTAGTATAAGTTCATTattgtatttatgacttgtctgcaaaatttggtgcaaaacggagttgatttgacgtgattcggacgttcggttgttaAAATGAAAGTTCTTAagcttctttgaaaatttcattgtTTTGGcatctgattcgtagttttaggtgttatttcggtgttttgatcgcgcgagcgagcgagttcgtatgatattttggacttgtgtgcatgtttggtttggagcccgaggggctcgggtgagtttcggatgggctacggatTTTTTTGAACTTAAGAAAATTTCTGATTTTGGCTTGTGCTGTCATCTGGTGtttttttcttcgcgatcgcgaagtgtaatATGGGCTGGGGGAagtttttcttcatcgcgaacgcaatggcatgtacgcgaacgcgaagccttgggggttgcccttcgcgaacgcgtaaggttAAGGACCTTGGGAGGGGGGATTCGttttttgctctacgcgaacgcgaaggcttggggggagcaGCCTTTGCGAACGTGTGAGTgaactcgcgaacgcgtaggctattTGGACCGTTGTATATCGCGAAAGCGGCAGGCCCTTCGCgcacgcgaagaaggcctgacgcccagaccTTAAATATTTTCAAACACGGGATCTCACCCATTTTCACCATCTTTTCATTacagctcggcctagaggcgatttggaTGAGAAAATTCATCATCCTTTCATATGTTAGTatactttaacttattttcttccatttctatcacccattaatttctagcaTTAATCGTTGTTCTTTCATGgcagaaaattagggatttgggaagaattggGGATTTTTTGCAAATTtcggatttagacctcaaattggggtcggatttcgaaactaattacataatcgggctcggggtgaatgggtaaatgagttttgatctgaatctcgagttttgaccaagcgagcacggggttgacttttattgacttttggagaaaagtgtaaagatcttaatgATTGTAATTTAATTCTCtagtattatttgatgttattgagtcgattttggttagattcgattggtttggaggcggattttagaggaaaggccctggtagagctttgatttgcttgcagagcgaggtaagtattgggtttaacc
It includes:
- the LOC104094766 gene encoding rhodanese-like domain-containing protein 14, chloroplastic; translated protein: MAAITSVSAGSSLQHRFHSTTSCYSESVTYGLATTVSRRFSLSYYPSTLRIRNAATKPAKSPAEEEWSTKRAYLLEKRVRSVEAKEALRLQKENNFVILDVRPEAEFKEAHPEGAINVQIYRLIKEWTAWDIARRVAFAFFGIFSGTEENPEFIQMVESKINKDAKIIVACSSGGTMKPTQNLPEGQQSRSLIAAFLLILNGYSNVFHLEGGLYNWFKQGLPTVSEE